The sequence CAGAGGCTAGTGTTGACACTATAAGAAGAGCTCATAGAATTCATCCCATCACTGCCTTACAAATGGAATACTCTTTATGGTCTCGTGAAATTGAAGACGAAATAATCCCACTTTGCCGGTTTGATTAGAACTTTCACTAGTATAATTCTTAACTttagatcatcatcatcatcataactCACCATGATTTTGGTTGTTCTTTCCATGCACAGTGAACTTGGCATTGGAATAGTGGCATACAGCCCACTCGGTCATGGGTTCTTTGGAGGGAAAGCAGTTGTAGAGAGCTTGCCTAATGAGAGTCTCTTGGTACTTGACCATAAACAAAAACATAATTATCATAATAACAATTCAAGTTTTCATATTGAGGCATAGAATCATCTTGATGTTCCTTGTACAGGTTGGTCATCCAAGGTTCAAAGAcgaaaatttagagaaaaacAAAGTTATATATGCTCGACTCGCTAATTTGGCTGAAAAACATGGCTGCATACCTCCTCAATTAGCTCTAGCATGGCTTCTTCATCAGGGCAAAGACATAGTCCCTATTCCTGGTACATACCATATAATTGTTCTTTTATGTGACAAAGAGGACAAGGCATGTTCGTTAATTTTGAGGAACATTGTTTTTTAGTAACAGTAGTTTGTGATGGTTTTACAGGGACAACTAAAGTCGAAAATCTTGATAAAAATATTGAATCTTTATCAGTGAAGCTTTCAGATgatgatttgaaagaaatatgTGATTGTGTACCGGCAGATGAAGTGGCTGGAGAAAGAGAGGTTTCTGCTCTGTCTAAATATGCCTGGAAGTTTGCAAATACTCCTAAGAAAATCTGATGTTCTTTTATCTTAAAAATCTACAGTGTGTTTAGTAGCTTGTGAATTGCTtcattaagaataataatacatcatgaaaaatattagaaaattataCATATTGTACTGCTAAATTCATTAGTGGCTTTATAGGTGGTATTATGAGTGCCTAAGcaaattgaaaagtaaatacTAAACTGAACATTTTGAGCGggtttgacccgaacccgagcaACCCGCCCGAACCCGAACTGGTGAACCCGcaaaaaatttttttaaaaaaagtttcgggcgggttgggttcaacccggtacccttcgggtgggttggcgggttgagattttaggggtaccgggtttcgggttgaacccgcGAACTCGCCCGCCAACccggtttataaatatattatatatatttttttattactatttttatatatataatatggattttagatttttatggactatggatattggatatagatgtattttgaaatattttagttttcacttttatcatgattcatgaacatgaatatgacgtttgatttgaatctttgataaataagttgtttgtttgttggttggattgattaattcattttttcttcaatagtaaatactatgaacaaattgttatattatatatgtttaatttaataaataaaaaaataaaaaaaaaattatttcaaaaaaaaattaattttttttaaagagttgaccgagttgactgagttgaccgggtcaacccgccaacccgctaaACCCAACCAaccgaaacccgccaacccgtgacCCGTCAACCcaccaacccgccaacccgtgccctcttcgggtccgggttcggtttcaatttttcaaacccGAAACTcgtgaacccgaaacccgccaacccaaAATCCGATAAACCCACCCGATGTTCAGCCCTATTTAGTATTGTACAATGATTCTaattcattaaatattaaagaatttGATGGAGAACGAATTAGATCAAAGCCAAATAGTTAATCTCAATTAAATTAAGAAGAAAtccaatattttttaaagatCTAAACCTCTGAATGcgcatttcaaaaaaaatatatatatcatttttgaatttgaatattgaAATATTTAGatggtttattattttttttttttttggaattactccatatactatttttttaagtttttttttttttttaatttacgatTTGAGTTTTTAAaatggttgcagcgctagttgcaataggaatttctacacgattttttgttgcaatttaggttgcagcgctagttgcaataggagtttctatgtagaattccgtaaacatgtaaaaaaaactgtttttgagtgtaaaaatgaaaaaactcatttttttttttcatgtatgAATGTATTTTCCAATATTAACAACTAGGAAATATAGTCACTCTTCGTgcaactaatttaattttttttagtatgataataaaaatataattctaatatatagtgataataaaattatatcatctaattctatattattaatttttattaaaaagtttaaaatttatACAATTAATGTATTAATATATACTAAGTTGATGTTACGCacgtataattagttttttggggcttttttatttttacacttcaaaacagttttttttgcatttttacagaattctacatagaaacccctattgcaactagcactgcaacctaaattgcaacaaaaaatcgtatagaaactcctattgcaactagcgctgcaaccactttagaaacccaaactgtaaatttaaaaaaaaaaaaaaaaaggttaaaaaaatagtatatggggtaattttcctaattttttttaattaggtttaaTTAGGTGATGTTAAGTGTAATATAtgtatgtttaattattttaaataaataatatatttttttaatttttaatatgagattttagattttgatttttgatttttaaCTTTTGCGGCAACATTAGTGTATATATGCCTCCTATCAATAATTAGTATTTCATATAATTATGATGTATCAAGTTTGACTTGCCTTACAAATATAGTTTGATTTAAAATACTTTCGATTTTcacattagaaaataatttatataaattatatttcaagaTCATGTGCCTTTAAAATCTATGTGAAATGCATCAATcgataaaatcataaaaatcattAAGTATCACtccacttatatatatattgattaaaaataaagaaaaataaataaataatataaacacACTAAATATGACCAGGAGACTAATATAAAATGTTTACAATTAAAGTTTTCTTATATCAAATATCTacaatattttaagtattttgttaGGTTGCTTTTAGCATTActtttaggttaatttttagtGTATTATTAATTTAGTTCTACTCTTGTTTGGAGCAATTTTAcgatttttatcttttattcttccagatttaaaatagaagaatattaaaaaatatcaaaggaataatatggaaaaaaaaattaaaaaaaatctcacaaagagatgatatataaaatagagaaaattgtgcaagaatATAAAGCTAAAACTTtaagcctaaattcgactatgtttTGATTAGATTttagaaaaagtcaaaacataaaagttctagataactcttttatctttccagaacatcttgaatcatCCAATTTcaagcaatattgagagagttatgaccaaaatactatcagtcaacgcagcAGAAAACTCACCTCCTCTTCTAATCCTAAACAGAATAGGTTTTCTAATCctaaggatttttttttcttcagcgaattttattttatcatttttaggCTATAAAAGAAGTAGACTTCAATATTTTTGGGGGAGGCGATTCGGAAGGAAATAAACAGAGAATACAAATACGAATTTCAGAGATCAACAacaatattggaggcattcttcagagggtttttagcattcttttcttctctattttcttctcttttcttaagttaatatgtgtgattttgcttccataaacatgagtagctaaacacTTAATTAGGGTCTAGATGGAGATTGTTTGACATTATTTTATGGTATTAATTTCAttcgtgcttaattacttttaattgcctgattaccaattaactgtctataattttgatgcgagatctgagaagtgagtgtcaattatgctatagtgaaatagaactgaattttgatataggacgagagtactagtatggtttagatagcttatagggtttctgtgtttaatgcctattccatgttaaatttatcacgagagtataAAGTTTGCATGTGATTGAgttttatatatctgagaagactataaattaccttagtaaacctgctattacaTAGAAATTGATAATAGGAGATAATCATATTAGGTCATAATCAATAGAGACAATTGAAGTCAAActctagtttttattaactattaatttCCTTATTAGTTTAATTGCTTATTCTTGCACTgtttttaatttctagttttaatcatttcttaatttttttaatcaaccaaatagaagtaaaagtttaatgttaacgtacttaactacaatcct is a genomic window of Cannabis sativa cultivar Pink pepper isolate KNU-18-1 chromosome 9, ASM2916894v1, whole genome shotgun sequence containing:
- the LOC115722852 gene encoding perakine reductase encodes the protein MEVKSQIQIPRVNLGSQGLEVSVLGFGCGGLSGMLNAPLPHEAGCNIIKEAYNRGITFFDTADIYGNKHHNEIMIGKALKQLPREKIQLATKFGIIVSENFQFGVKGTPEYVRECCEASLKRLEVDYIDLYYQHRVDTSVPIEDTMGELKKLVEEGKIKYIGLSEASVDTIRRAHRIHPITALQMEYSLWSREIEDEIIPLCRELGIGIVAYSPLGHGFFGGKAVVESLPNESLLVGHPRFKDENLEKNKVIYARLANLAEKHGCIPPQLALAWLLHQGKDIVPIPGTTKVENLDKNIESLSVKLSDDDLKEICDCVPADEVAGEREVSALSKYAWKFANTPKKI